Proteins co-encoded in one Treponema sp. J25 genomic window:
- a CDS encoding DUF998 domain-containing protein yields MALPVVLIIGGWLLGGNGILGSISSYYHSNMQDVFVGILWVVGLFLISYKGYDCLDDWVTNLSGIFAIGVALFPTIARDNDTSPLGVFQLPPAVSGTLHLIWAFLFFLLLAYNSYFLFTKTGSKTPGPQKIARNRMYRICGIIIIASLSGIVLYMMFLQQTILRHWAPVLILETIALWAFGLSWLVKGETLFRD; encoded by the coding sequence ATGGCATTACCGGTAGTCCTGATTATCGGTGGCTGGCTATTAGGGGGTAATGGAATCCTTGGTTCTATTAGCTCTTATTATCATAGCAACATGCAGGATGTCTTTGTGGGTATCCTCTGGGTTGTGGGCCTCTTTTTAATAAGCTATAAGGGCTATGATTGCCTTGATGACTGGGTTACCAATCTGTCTGGCATATTTGCCATCGGTGTAGCCCTGTTCCCCACCATTGCCAGGGATAACGACACGAGTCCCCTGGGGGTATTTCAGCTTCCGCCGGCTGTTTCAGGCACCTTACACCTTATATGGGCATTTCTGTTTTTTCTTTTATTAGCCTATAATTCCTATTTTCTATTTACTAAAACAGGAAGTAAAACACCGGGACCACAAAAGATTGCCCGGAACAGGATGTACCGCATTTGTGGCATTATCATTATTGCAAGCCTATCGGGCATTGTGCTGTACATGATGTTCCTCCAACAGACCATCCTGCGGCACTGGGCACCGGTGCTCATCCTGGAAACTATAGCCCTCTGGGCCTTTGGCCTTTCCTGGCTGGTAAAGGGCGAAACCCTTTTCAGAGACTAA
- a CDS encoding NFACT family protein has translation MSLNWKEINLVLTELNLSGSQIQRVVQSAYDVLALHLYKEGKATPLLIALTPGACRLHATFRAVPKPEKPLRFAEFLKSRLVNGWITEAVQLGTDRIVRILVQRGDLQYRMYLRLWSNAANVIVTDETGTILDVMRRSPRRGEITGGRYIPEEAPPSQPQREFEIRSFSGNGTFNEQLDTYYAEHGGALSLEALREQVRKLYEGRLGRLAASLERLREKEAAYTKGNTLKEYGDILMANLYQIHQGDPWFEGINFYNDEKVRIKLDPHKTPQANAEAYYDQYHKAKTGLKEVVDELQRGEAEQKRLEIELAKLMAEDNPLRLHRALQKERQVLKPEDKKRPGLTFLRKGWMLIVGRDATENDDLLRHYVKGSDLWLHARDYPGSYVFIKARPGKTVPLDILLDAGNLALFYSKGRNNGEGDLFYTPVKYLRRAKNGPKGMVLPTQERNLHIILEESRLQELEQCRSDV, from the coding sequence ATGTCCCTTAATTGGAAGGAAATAAATCTTGTTCTTACAGAATTAAACCTATCCGGTTCCCAGATCCAGCGGGTCGTACAAAGCGCCTATGATGTACTTGCCCTCCACCTTTACAAGGAAGGAAAGGCCACGCCCCTGCTCATCGCCCTCACACCGGGAGCATGCAGGCTCCATGCCACCTTTCGGGCTGTCCCAAAACCGGAAAAACCCCTGCGTTTTGCGGAGTTTTTAAAATCCCGCCTCGTAAATGGCTGGATAACCGAAGCGGTTCAATTGGGAACAGACCGTATTGTTCGAATCCTGGTGCAGCGAGGAGACTTACAGTACCGGATGTACCTCCGGCTCTGGTCCAATGCAGCTAATGTCATTGTTACCGATGAGACTGGAACCATACTGGACGTGATGCGCCGCAGTCCCCGGCGAGGTGAAATTACCGGCGGCCGCTATATCCCGGAGGAAGCCCCTCCTTCGCAGCCCCAGCGTGAATTCGAAATCCGCAGTTTTTCAGGCAATGGAACCTTTAACGAACAGCTCGATACCTACTACGCCGAACATGGGGGAGCCCTGTCCCTCGAAGCCCTCAGAGAACAGGTTCGTAAACTCTACGAAGGCCGCCTCGGGCGTCTTGCCGCTTCTCTGGAACGGCTCCGGGAAAAAGAAGCAGCCTACACAAAGGGAAATACCCTTAAAGAATATGGGGATATTTTGATGGCAAACCTTTATCAGATTCACCAGGGGGACCCATGGTTTGAGGGCATTAATTTCTATAATGACGAGAAGGTACGCATCAAACTGGATCCCCATAAAACTCCCCAGGCCAATGCCGAAGCCTACTATGACCAGTATCACAAAGCAAAAACAGGCCTTAAGGAAGTGGTTGATGAACTACAACGGGGTGAGGCAGAACAGAAACGGCTCGAAATTGAACTAGCCAAACTTATGGCAGAAGATAACCCCCTGAGGCTACACCGGGCATTGCAAAAGGAACGGCAGGTTCTGAAACCGGAAGACAAAAAGCGTCCCGGTCTCACTTTCCTCCGAAAAGGCTGGATGCTGATCGTGGGCCGGGATGCGACAGAAAACGATGATCTTCTCCGCCACTATGTGAAGGGTTCTGACCTCTGGCTCCATGCCCGGGATTACCCAGGATCCTATGTGTTTATCAAAGCCCGTCCCGGTAAAACCGTACCCCTGGATATACTGCTCGATGCGGGAAATCTTGCCCTCTTTTATTCCAAAGGTCGTAACAATGGCGAAGGGGATCTCTTTTATACACCGGTAAAGTACCTGAGAAGGGCAAAAAATGGTCCAAAAGGGATGGTACTACCTACACAAGAAAGAAACCTTCACATTATACTTGAAGAAAGCCGATTACAAGAGTTAGAGCAGTGTCGAAGCGATGTTTAG